The genomic region TATACGTAGAACCTTCAAACGCAAAAAAGTCGTGAAATAAGATATGACCAGAACGGTGAAATACGACTACGGTTGAAAAATCACAGTATTCCGGTAAAGTCTCGGTGCCGATAGTTGACTTACCCTTACTATTCACTATGTTGCAGATTTGGCGTTTGGTGTCTGATTGACTATTGTGATACCTTTCCGGAAGCGTAACGGCTCTACGAGTCAAACTCATCGCTAACGCCATGATGTATGGGCCTTTTTGGCCATCCAAGTCCGTTTAGGGCTTGAAAATGCAGTTTTCTTATTTTCGATTAGAGTTGACAGTTTCGATCGAGCCCTTAACGTTGTCGAATCCAGTTGAATTTTTTACCATAGACATCTTTCGTCATAATGATCATATCTGACGGTCGAATTTTGGTTTGTGAATTTTAGTCATCGGAATCACAACGTGTCTACTATTTACCGTTATTCGGGTTTATGGGGAGCCCTATCGTCGGAAGGTAAATGTCTCAAAATTTTTATATGGGCAGTTTCCTCTCATCTACGTGAGAGTTTTTTGTGTGGAAGGTTTGACCAAACTACGTAATATAGAGGGAGATATGAGCGTTTTCGTGTGATAAGTGACGATGGATTATGGTNNNNNNNNNNNNNNNNNNNNTTTTTTAAAATTTTTATAAGGTTTAGCCGACGAAATATTTTATATTTCGTCGGCTATATTTCGTCGGCTATAGTTATTTTTTAAATTTTTATAAGGTTTAGCCGACGAAATATAGTAAATTTCGTCGGCTATAGTTATTTTTTAATTATTTATTACACACTTTAGCCGACGAATATATTAATTGTTTCGTCGGCTAAAGTCTGGGAAAAAAACCGACGACATGTTTTTCGTCGGCTAACTATGGGACTATAGCCGACGAAAAAAAAAATTTCGTCGGCTAAAGTCATCACAGACGAGCTTTTCCCGACGACACTATAGCCGACGAGCCTTCGTCGGCTAAGATCTTAGCCGACGAATTAAGATAACAGGCCGACGAAAATTTTTCGTCGGCTAAAGTGCTTGTCCTGGTAGTGTTAATTGATATTAGTAAAGCTATTGTTGTCTTTGTTCTGTATGTTGTGTTGCTCTTATTTACAAATGCTTATTCAAAACTTAATTTTATACTTTTTCATGGAATTCACTTCTTCAGTTTTGTCCCTCCTGTTTGCTACTTATACTTGAGCAAAGCATTTAACAGCACCATAGGTAATATATTAATTGAAAACACATCTCATAGACTTTAATTGTTGGCTATAGTTAGTCTACTCAGAACTTTGTGTCTTGAGAAGTTCATGTGGCAGAAGTGGGGTAGATACTGTAGATTCATAATGGAGATATTGTAGAGTAGACTCATATTCAATTCAATTTCAAATGTCAATAATTGATTGATAATGAAAGCTGATCACCTCATCCATTTCTATTAGAGTCTTCTTTCTATTATGTTCCATATCTAATCTCCATGTTTTTCAACTTCTTTAGCTTTAACAATGGGAGCTGGTGTGGAAGAGAAAGTAGATGGTGCAATGCCAGTGACTACATTGTCGCCACCAAAAGGGAACACAACATTCCTTGATGGCACAAAATGGTGTGTGGCTCTTGCTGGTGTCTCCTAAGTTGATCTGAATAATGCATTAGATTGGGCCTGTGGACTTGGAATGGCAGACTGCAAAGGTTACATGATGATTGTAGGGGTCTTCTAATGGTTCCTTGTGCGCCAACAAAGGCAAAGATGGAGTCATTTTGCTGTGGGATTTGACCGAGGGAAAGAGGCTGTACTCGCTTGATGCTGGTGTCACTACAAGAAATATGGCAATCAGCGAGGAAATTATTTGCGACGATTGAATTTACAAGGAATATACAGTCGTCGCTTGTTTAAACATAAGCGAGGAAGTATTCCTCACAAATTATTACGTTCCGTAAGGAATTATAAAATTCCTTGTAAATTCTGAGGCGGGAGAATTGGCGGCATAACTTTTTGAGTAAAAATTCATCTAATTTTGTTGGCGGGCCGAGATGCCGCCATCTCTTTTATCGATTAACAAGGAAGCATACACATTCCTTGCTAGAAAGCCCATAAGTATATATATTAAAATATTAAAAAAAAAAAACAAAACCCTTTCTCTGATCATCACCACCGAAACTCAAAGCTCAAAGCTATTCTCTAGAAACTCAAAGCTCTTCTCTTAACCTCTAACTCTCTTCATCACCACTGACTCCTTTCTCTGATCATCAACCACCACTCTCGAGGCCCGACGACCCACTTCGATCACCCACTACCACCTTCAATTGCTGGCAACAATTGACCTCCTGCATCAATCCAATTTGAAGACTCATCTTTTCAAATTCTAGCTATTTCCTGTGTCAACCACCATAATTGCCTACAATTACAAACTTTTGTAGCACAAATTGGGTAAGGATTTCATCCTCTATTCAGTTCATTCGTTGATTCATATACAAAAAAAACTGAAATCTTCTTTTCGGTCTTTCTTTTCGATGCTTTAGCCTCATCTCTCAATCGTCTCTTTTGCTTCAATCTCCTTCGACGTACTGNNNNNNNNNNNNNNNNNNNNNNNNNNNNNNNNNNNNNNNNNNNNNNNNNNNNNNNNNNNNNNNNNNNNNNNNNNNNNNNNNNNNNNNNNNNNNNNNNNNNNNNNNNNNNNNNNNNNNNNNNNNNNNNNNNNNNNNNNNNNNNNNNNNNNNNNNNNNNNNNNNNNNNNNNNNNNNNNNNNNNNNNNNNNNNNNNNNNNNNNNNNNNNNNNNNNNNNNNNNNNNNNNNNNNNNNNNNNNNNNNNNNNNNNNNNNNNNNNNNNNNNNNNNNNNNNNNNNNNNNNNNNNNNNNNNNNNNNNNNNNNNNNNNNNNNNNNNNNNNNNNNNNNNNNNNNNNNNNNNNNNNNNNNNNNNNNNNNNNNNNNNNNNNNNNNNNNNNNNNNNNNNNNNNNNNNNNNNNNNNNNNNNNNNNNNNNNNNNNNNNNNNNNNNNNNNNNNNNNNNNNNNNNNNNNNNNNNNNNNNNNNNNNNNNNNNNNNNNNNNNNNNNNNNNNNNNNNNNNNNNNNNNNNNNNNNNNNNNNNNNNNNNNNNNNNNNNNNNNNNNNNNNNNNNNNNNNNNNNNNNNNNNNNNNNNNNNNNNNNNNNNNNNNNNNNNNNNNNNNNNNNNNNNNNNNNNNNNNNNNNNNNNNNNNNNNNNNNNNNNNNNNNNNNNNNNNNNNNNNNNNNNNNNNNNNNNNNNNNNNNNNNNNNNNNNNNNNNNNNNNNNNNNNNNNNNNNNNNNNNNNNNNNNNNNNNNNNNNNNNNNNNNNNNNNNNNNNNNNNNNNNNNNNNNNNNNNNNNNNNNNNNNNNNNNNNNNNNNNNNNNNNNNNNNNNNNNNNNNNNNNNNNNNNNNNNNNNNNNNNNNNNNNNNNNNNNNNNNNNNNNNNNNNNNNNNNNNNNNNNNNNNNNNNNNNNNNNNNNNNNNNNNNNNNNNNNNNNNNNNNNNNNNNNNNNNNNNNNNNNNNNNNNNNNNNNNNNNNNNNNNNNNNNNNNNNNNNNNNNNNNNNNNNNNNNNNNNNNNNNNNNNNNNNNNNNNNNNNNNNNNNNNNNNNNNNNNNNNNNNNNNNNNNNNNNNNNNNNNNNNNNNNNNNNNNNNNNNNNNNNNNNNNNNNNNNNNNNNNNNNNNNNNNNNNNNNNNNNNNNNNNNNNNNNNNNNNNNNNNNNNNNNNNNNNNNNNNNNNNNNNNNNNNNNNNNNNNNNNNNNNNNNNNNNNNNNNNNNNNNNNNNNNNNNNNNNNNNNNNNNNNNNNNNNNNNNNNNNNNNNNNNNNNNNNNNNNNNNNNNNNNNNNNNNNNNNNNNNNNNNNNNNNNNNNNNNNNNNNNNNNNNNNNNNNNNNNNNNNNNNNNNNNNNNNNNNNNNNNNNNNNNNNNNNNNNNNNNNNNNNNNNNNNNNNNNNNNNNNNNNNNNNNNNNNNNNNNNNNNNNNNNNNNNNNNNNNNNNNNNNNNNNNNNNNNNNNNNNNNNNNNNNNNNNNNNNNNNNNNNNNNNNNNNNNNNNNNNNNNNNNNNNNNNNNNNNNNNNNNNNNNNNNNNNNNNNNNNNNNNNNNNNNNNNNNNNNNNNNNNNNNNNNNNNNNNNNNNNNNNNNNNNNNNNNNNNNNNNNNNNNNNNNNNNNNNNNNNNNNNNNNNNNNNNNNNNNNNNNNNNNNNNNNNNNNNNNNNNNNNNNNNNNNNNNNNNNNNNNNNNNNNNNNNNNNNNNNNNNNNNNNNNNNNNNNNNNNNNNNNNNNNNNNNNNNNNNNNNNNNNNNNNNNNNNNNNNNNNNNNNNNNNNNNNNNNNNNNNNNNNNNNNNNNNNNNNNNNNNNNNNNNNNNNNNNNNNNNNNNNNNNNNNNNNNNNNNNNNNNNNNNNNNNNNNNNNNNNNNNNNNNNNNNNNNNNNNNNNNNNNNNNNNNNNNNNNNNNNNNNNNNNNNNNNNNNNNNNNNNNNNNNNNNNNNNNNNNNNNNNNNNNNNNNNNNNNNNNNNNNNNNNNNNNNNNNNNNNNNNNNNNNNNNNNNNNNNNNNNNNNNNNNNNNNNNNNNNNNNNNNNNNNNNNNNNNNNNNNNNNNNNNNNNNNNNNNNNNNNNNNNNNNNNNNNNNNNNNNNNNNNNNNNNNNNNNNNNNNNNNNNNNNNNNNNNNNNNNNNNNNNNNNNNNNNNNNNNNNNNNNNNNNNNNNNNNNNNNNNNNNNNNNNNNNNNNNNNNNNNNNNNNNNNNNNNNNNNNNNNNNNNNNNNNNNNNNNNNNNNNNNNNNNNNNNNNNNNNNNNNNNNNNNNNNNNNNNNNNNNNNNNNNNNNNNNNNNNNNNNNNNNNNNNNNNNNNNNNNNNNNNNNNNNNNNNNNNNNNNNNNNNNNNNNNNNNNNNNNNNNNNNNNNNNNNNNNNNNNNNNNNNNNNNNNNNNNNNNNNNNNNNNNNNNNNNNNNNNNNNNNNNNNNNNNNNNNNNNNNNNNNNNNNNNNNNNNNNNNNNNNNNNNNNNNNNNNNNNNNNNNNNNNNNNNNNNNNNNNNNNNNNNNNNNNNNNNNNNNNNNNNNNNNNNNNNNNNNNNNNNNNNNNNNNNNNNNNNNNNNNNNNNNNNNNNNNNNNNNNNNNNNNNNNNNNNNNNNNNNNNNNNNNNNNNNNNNNNNNNNNNNNNNNNNNNNNNNNNNNNNNNNNNNNNNNNNNNNNNNNNNNNNNNNNNNNNNNNNNNNNNNNNNNNNNNNNNNNNTTTACGAGGAAAATGTATTCCTCACATTAGTTGATCTGTGAGGAATGGTATTCATCACAATTGTAAATTAGTGAGGAATTGTCATTCCTTGCAATTAAAAATCAGTAAGGAATTTATGTTCCTCGCAATTACCAATTTGTGAGGAAATTGAGAATCCTTACATATTGTAATCTGTGAGGGGGTTTAAGCGAGGAAAATTTGCGACGAACAGATTTCCTCGCTCATTAGTTTAAGCGAGGAATATAGACATTTTGCAAGGAAATTTGTTCGTTGCATTTTACGTTTTTTGTTGTAGTGTGTGATTATTCATGCTCTGTGCTTCAACCCCAACAAGTACTGGTTGTGCGCTGCGACTGAGCAGAGCATTAAGATCTGGGATTTGGAGAGCAAAAGCATTGTTGAGGATTTGAAGACAGAGGCAGATAAGACAAAGGAGACCGGCACTGCCAACAAGAAGAAGGTATACTGGTTCCTTTTGTTGTTTGATTAGAATTTTGATTTTAATATTTTTTGCTTGATGGAAAATGATACCCTGTTGTTTGTGTGTTACTTATCTAATTGGTTTTGAAATGTTTGAATGCCATTTTATTCTCTGGATTCTCTTAGGGAATTGCAATTCGGAAACAATGCTGATCATTTCATTATTGTAGACAATCCAGATTTGTGATCAACTGTCATTTGTTTTGAGTTCATTGATAGTTATATACTTATTTGTTCACATTTGAACTGTGGGATGATATGACAGATGATGACAAATCAGCATTGTAGTGTTTGCATCTTTTTACAATGTAGTGTTTGCATCTTTTTACTATCCTTTCATTGGCATTTAATAAGTACTTTGGTTTTAGGGATATTGCTGAAATGCTTGTTGTTGAATTGTATTAGAAATGTCTTGTTGAATTGTGAAGCCAAATGTGGTTGTTGAATTGTGTTGGAAATGTCTTGTTTGTGTTCCACAGGTCCAAAGGGCACCAGCCCCACCCAAGGAATCAAGACCTATCAAGGACCATGTCATAAAGTCTAGAAAGGGACGGAAGAAAATGAAGTTGGCAATGGAAGGTAGTTCTGCTGAAAATGGTAGTGCATCAGCTGGCCTCAACACAGCCTTTTACTCAAAGCAGCCAAAATCATGGAGCAAAGGGTGCTCAAAAGTGAATGTGCTGGCTTTTAAAATAGAGAAACATAATGTGTAGTTCATCATGTTTTGGAATCAATTTTTTGCAAACAATGTGGTTCCTTGAGTTTTTGGAAATCAATTAAGCTTGAATTATGATGCATAGTATGTTTCTCATGTTGATGTTGGTTTTAATTCAGTGATATTGGCAGCCCTTTTTGGTTCTATGTTTGAATTTTTATGTTACATTTCCAGCTAGTGCATAATATTTCTTGTCAGCAGATAAACACAACAACAATGCCTAAACTCTACTGAACTGATCAATGTGATACCCAGGAAAATTCAAATGATAAACACAGCAGCAGTGCCTAAACTTTGTTGAACTGATCAATGTGATACCCAGGAAAATTCAAATTTAGAGCTTTTAGAGAGAAAACGGTTATGGTGAGAGTTAGAAGGTTATTTTTGTCATTGCACCCTTTTGTGGTGGGCCCCATGCCGGCCACGTCAGCAAACTAACGACACAGTTACGGAAATTGGCCTCAGGCCTTTCCTTGGTAGCGAAATAGAAGTTTGGGTACCACATTGATAGTTTTTAAAGTATAGGTACCACTTTGACCGTGCCACCAAAATATGGGTACCGGCGGTGCATTTTCCTCTTAATGTTATAGGGAATCCATGATATATCATATACACATACTTGATGTACGTTTGTATAGAAATTCAGAGCCCTCGATAAGGATCAAAGCCAAAATTTTGTCAGGACTAGTCGTCTGAGAGGTCATTGCTTTTTAGTTAAACAGAAATAAGTGCTCCAAGATTTACCTAACATATTCTTGTTGGCCATTCCCCGTTAACACCATGAGGTCTGCAAGTGGTGACTATATTGGCATTGCTATACTTTTTAATTTGATCAATACTTGTATTATGACTGATCCAAGGTTGAATGTTCTTCCTCTGCAAAAGAGTAAAAAAAAAGAAAGAGAAAAAGGAACTCTTTGGCCTAGTCTTTTGGAGTATGTGTTTACTCGACTCAGTTTCTGCTCTCATTCAATTGTTTTGCTGAAGTTTTTGATATATGGGACCATAAATCAGTGAACTTAGTCCTTATTCAACAATTTAATTTGGTAGTATGTGTCGATGGTAAATATTGATTGATATGTGTAAGTGGGAAACTAGGAAATTTCAGAAGTTGACAAATTTCATTGAATCCACTCTTGATTTTCTGCATCCAACTTCTTGAACATTCCCTACATCATTTGTCCTTTGGTTGAATTTGGATCAGCTCAGGGTCACATCCACTCTTCCCCTCTCTCTTCCATGCTCTAAACAGTTTCCGTCCCAGTAGGATAAGAAGATATATTATGCTGTTAAAACAAAACAAAATGAGAATTAATGGTTTCTGAATTAATCTGCATCAATTTGAATATGTAAGTGGAAATTCAAAGTCGAAATGAGATATTGCCTAGTGTAGGTAAAAGCCTCATCCATTAAAGCCTTGTAGGAAAACCAATATGTACATATATTAGAACCCAGAACTGCTTTATTTCCTTGTTGCATACACTGTCCTATATACATTATTATATGTGTATCATACATTGTCCTGCATTTAAATTTTGAAGATGAAATATGCCTTTAGTTTCGCAGAAATAAGAGCAAGGATTGATGTGTGTAAGCATAAAGTTCAATTAATTGTAATTTAGACAAGAACATGAATGTTTTTCAATGAAAGATTATAGAGCAACAGAAGTATGATCTGAAGGAAAGTTGACAATTGGTGTTACACAATTTGATTCTACACCTCTATGCTGAAATTGTACCAACATGGTAAATTGATGCTGCTGAAGCTGAACCAGTACCTGACTACCCTCCCATGTCTTACCCCTTTGAACAAAAATACTTACTAGTGCATGGTCAGTGTATAATCCCATCTAAGTTGTCTGATCGTTTGTTGTTTCACTTCCTTTCTGATACCCATGTATTAATTATACAAGTACAAATCAAAATGGAGTCTGTTTGCACAGCTATTGGTTTTTCATATATATTAGCTTAAGCTTTAGTTTGGGTCATTTGGTTCTCCAACAAATACACTTGCTAGAATGTGACTGCAATCATCAAGAACTGCCACGAAAGTAAGGGAAATTATTGGTTCTTTGGTTGATAAAGAGTAGAAAGCAGACTGATACCGACTGTTACCGACTGCCATAAAGAGTAGAAAGCAGACTGATACCGACTGCCACGAAAGTAAGGGAAATTTGGACACAATCTAGTCTCTCTTTTCTCCATTCAAACTATCTCTGTGTCTTCCATTTTCTCCATTTTTTGTGATATCACGCTCTCTTGTTTGTCAGAAAGGCTTTACATAGATTTGTTCACTATTTGGGTTCTCCAGCCTAGCTCTCCTGTCGACCTGTAATAGCCGAAGCTAATGGAGTTCTATTTCTTCGAGGTTAGAAACATAAGTATTTCATATGTTTTACCCTCCAATATTTGTTAATGATTTGTGTTCGTTGGTTTTAACTCCCTTTTGTTCTTCTTCTGTATGTTTGCGTATTACAAACAGATATCGTTGGCGATTGTTGCAGTAATTATGACATGGATGGGTTGCAAGGCCATTAAGGGGATATGGACTCAAGTAAAGCGTCGGATAAGTTACATGGTCGGAAAGTCACAGAATAATCAAGGAGTGGTTAACTTGAATGCCTCTGAATCTCTTGCTTCATCATCAGAACCTCGTTGCTGGAAGTATGATGTGTTTTTGAGTTTCAGGGGTCCTGACACTCGCAAAGGGATTACAGCCCAAATACGCGATCGACTTTGTAGAAGTGGCATTATAACGTTCATGGATGAACCAGATCTTAGAGTAGGGGATACTATTTCGCCCACCCTCATAAAGGCAATTAAAGAGTCGAGGTTTGCAATTATAATTCTCTCGCAAAATTACAC from Fragaria vesca subsp. vesca linkage group LG3, FraVesHawaii_1.0, whole genome shotgun sequence harbors:
- the LOC101315031 gene encoding TMV resistance protein N-like encodes the protein MEFYFFEISLAIVAVIMTWMGCKAIKGIWTQVKRRISYMVGKSQNNQGVVNLNASESLASSSEPRCWKYDVFLSFRGPDTRKGITAQIRDRLCRSGIITFMDEPDLRVGDTISPTLIKAIKESRFAIIILSQNYTSSAWCLEELREICLSMEESRILPLFLNLILLMFDFRRTVSKKLSLSTKPLSDMNQRR